GGCCGTCGCGGGCGCGCTCGCCGCCCACGTCGCCGCCACCGCTCCGGCCGACATCGAGGCCCTGCTCGCCTCCGAGATCGAGCCCGGCAAGACCGTGCAGGCGTACGTCGACGAGGCCAACGCCAACCTCGGCGAGAAGATCGTCCTGGACCGGTTCGCGCAGTTCTCCGGTGCCTACGTGACCGCGTACATGCACCGCACGATGCCCGACCTGCCCCCGCAGATCGGTGTCCTCGTCGAGCTCGACAAGCCGAACGCCGAGGTCGCCAAGGGCGTCGCCCAGCACATCGCCGCCTTCGCGCCGAAGTACCTGTCCCGTGAGGACGTCCCGGCCGAGGTCGTCGAGTCCGAGCGCCGCGTCGCCGAGGAGACCACCCGCGCCGAGGGCAAGCCCGAGGCCGCCCTGCCGAAGATCGTCGAGGGCCGCCTCAACGGCTTCTTCAAGGACGCCACCCTCCTGGGCCAGCCGTACGCGCTGGACAACAAGAAGTCCGTCCAGCAGATCCTGGACGAGGCCGGTGTCGCCCTGAAGCGCTTCTCGCGCATCAAGGTCGGCATCTGAGCCGGTACGCGATCGACACGGGAGCCCGATAGGGTTTTCCCGCAGTCGTCGGCCGCGTGACGCCGGACGACCGCAGATCTGACGAGGAGGCCATTGCCGCAGGGACACCAGCACCCACCGGCAATGGCCTTCTTCGTATGTGCACGAGGAGATCTCCATGAACAAGGGCGCGGACGCCAATCCGGCCGCCGACGACAAGAGCGACCGCACCGGCACGAAAGCCGGCCGCTTCATGCTGAAGCTGTCAGGGGAGGCCTTCTCCGGCGGCACCGGCCTGGGCGTCGACCCCGACGTCGTCCATGCCATCGCCAGGGAGATCGCCGCGGTCGTCCGTGACGGCGCGCAGATCGCGGTGGTCATCGGCGGCGGCAACTTCTTCCGCGGGGCCGAGCTGCAGGTGCGCGGCATGGACCGGGCGCGCTCCGACTACATGGGCATGCTCGGCACGGTCATGAACTGCCTCGCCCTCCAGGACTTCCTGGAGAAGGAGGGGATCGACTCCCGCGTCCAGACCGCCATCACCAT
The Streptomyces tirandamycinicus DNA segment above includes these coding regions:
- the tsf gene encoding translation elongation factor Ts; this translates as MANYTAADVKKLRELTGAGMMDCKKALDEADGNVDKAVEALRIKGQKGVAKREGRSAENGAVVSLIADDSTSGVIVELKCETDFVAKGEKFQAVAGALAAHVAATAPADIEALLASEIEPGKTVQAYVDEANANLGEKIVLDRFAQFSGAYVTAYMHRTMPDLPPQIGVLVELDKPNAEVAKGVAQHIAAFAPKYLSREDVPAEVVESERRVAEETTRAEGKPEAALPKIVEGRLNGFFKDATLLGQPYALDNKKSVQQILDEAGVALKRFSRIKVGI